A genomic region of Raphanus sativus cultivar WK10039 chromosome 6, ASM80110v3, whole genome shotgun sequence contains the following coding sequences:
- the LOC108813802 gene encoding 60S ribosomal protein L7-3 isoform X1: MAESKVVVPESVLKKIKREEEWALTKKQEAAAAKKKSVETRKLIFKRAEQYAKEYAEKDNELIRLKREAKLKGGFYVDPEAKLLFIIRIRGINAIDPKTKKILQLLRLRQIFNGVFLKVNKATINMLRRVEPYVTYGYPNLKSVKELIYKRGFGKLNHQRIALTDNSIVNEALGKHNIICVEDLIHEIMTVGPHFKEANNFLWPFQLKAPLGGLKKKRNHYVEGGDAGNRENFINELVRRMN; the protein is encoded by the exons ATGGCTGAATCCAAGGTGGTGGTTCCAGAGTCTGTGCTAAAGAAGATCAAGAGGGAAGAGGAATGGGCATTGACCAAGAAACAGGAAGCTgcagctgctaagaagaagagTGTTGAGACCAGGAAGCTTATCTTCAAAAGAGCTGAGCAATACGCTAAAGAATACGCCGAGAAG GACAATGAGTTGATCCGTTTGAAGCGTGAGGCTAAGTTGAAAGGAGGGTTCTATGTTGACCCTGAGGCTAAATTGCTCTTTATCATTCGTATCCGTGG AATCAACGCTATTGACCCAAAAACCAAGAAGATTCTTCAGCTCTTGCGTTTGAGACAA ATCTTCAATGGCGTGTTCCTTAAGGTGAACAAGGCAACAATCAACATGTTGCGTCGTGTTGAGCCTTACGTTACTTACGG ATACCCGAACTTGAAGAGTGTGAAGGAGCTAATCTACAAGAGGGGTTTTGGAAAGCTGAACCACCAGAGGATAGCACTCACTGACAACTCCATAGTGAATGAAGCTCTAGGAAAGCACAACATCATCTGCGTCGAGGATCTGATCCACGAGATCATGACCGTTGGACCTCACTTCAAGGAAGCCAACAACTTCCTTTGGCCATTCCAGTTGAAGGCACCACTCGGTGGCctcaagaagaagagaaaccacTACGTTGAAGGTGGTGATGCTGGAAACAGAGAGAACTTCATCAACGAGCTTGTCAGGAGGATGAACTGA
- the LOC108813802 gene encoding 60S ribosomal protein L7-3 isoform X2, which produces MAESKVVVPESVLKKIKREEEWALTKKQEAAAAKKKSVETRKLIFKRAEQYAKEYAEKDNELIRLKREAKLKGGFYVDPEAKLLFIIRIRGINAIDPKTKKILQLLRLRQIFNGVFLKVNKATINMLRRVEPYVTYGYPNLKSVKELIYKRGFGKLNHQRIALTDNSIVNEALGKHNIICVEDLIHEIMTVGPHFKEANNFLWPFQLKAPLGGLKKKRNHYVEGGDAGNRENFINELVRRMN; this is translated from the exons ATGGCTGAATCCAAGGTGGTGGTTCCAGAGTCTGTGCTAAAGAAGATCAAGAGGGAAGAGGAATGGGCATTGACCAAGAAACAGGAAGCTgcagctgctaagaagaagagTGTTGAGACCAGGAAGCTTATCTTCAAAAGAGCTGAGCAATACGCTAAAGAATACGCCGAGAAG GACAATGAGTTGATCCGTTTGAAGCGTGAGGCTAAGTTGAAAGGAGGGTTCTATGTTGACCCTGAGGCTAAATTGCTCTTTATCATTCGTATCCGTGG AATCAACGCTATTGACCCAAAAACCAAGAAGATTCTTCAGCTCTTGCGTTTGAGACAA ATCTTCAATGGCGTGTTCCTTAAGGTGAACAAGGCAACAATCAACATGTTGCGTCGTGTTGAGCCTTACGTTACTTACGGGTAT CCGAACTTGAAGAGTGTGAAGGAGCTAATCTACAAGAGGGGTTTTGGAAAGCTGAACCACCAGAGGATAGCACTCACTGACAACTCCATAGTGAATGAAGCTCTAGGAAAGCACAACATCATCTGCGTCGAGGATCTGATCCACGAGATCATGACCGTTGGACCTCACTTCAAGGAAGCCAACAACTTCCTTTGGCCATTCCAGTTGAAGGCACCACTCGGTGGCctcaagaagaagagaaaccacTACGTTGAAGGTGGTGATGCTGGAAACAGAGAGAACTTCATCAACGAGCTTGTCAGGAGGATGAACTGA
- the LOC108813590 gene encoding cysteine protease ATG4a isoform X1, which yields MKALTDRFVPQPSSSKSEKHETSLVSSDSEPSDNNNNKSKFTLRSESSTSGHKQVCAATWTSLVKKVSMASGAIKRFHDRVLGPNRTGLPSTTSDVWLLGVCYKISEDEPSKEETDDGSVVAELKQDFSSRILMTYRKGFEPIKDTTYTSDVNWGCMIRSSQMLFAQALLFHRLGRSWRINKSEQPEQDYLETLEPFGDSEASAFSIHNLILVGESYGLAAGSWVGPYAICRSWESLACKKRKQTDSLPMAIHIVSGSEDGERGGAPVLCIEDATKSCVEFSRGEDEWAPLLLLVPLVLGLDRVNPRYIPSLKATFAFPQSLGVLGGKPGASTYIVGVQDDNGFYLDPHDVQQVVTVNKGTPDVVVDTSSYHCNVLRYVPLESLDPSLALGFYCRDKCDFDDLCLRASKLAEESKGAPLFTVTQSHSLVTHHSSCEFVEDDTEEEREEDDWQLL from the exons ATGAAGGCTTTAACCGATAGGTTTGTTCCCCAACCATCATCAAGCAAGAGTGAAAAGCACGAAACATCTCTAGTTTCGTCAGATTCAGAACCTAgcgataataataataacaagtcCAAGTTTACCTTGCGGTCGGAGTCTTCAACCTCGGGGCATAAGCAAGTTTGCGCTGCTACTTGGACATCGCTTGTAAAGAAAGTCTCTATGGCGAGTGGTGCGATCAAGAGGTTCCACGATCGTGTTTTAGGACCAAACAGGACTGGTCTTCCGAGCACTACTAGTGATGTCTGGCTCTTGGGCGTCTGTTATAAAATATCTGAGGACGAACCCTCAAAGGAAGAAACAGATGATGGCAGCGTAGTGGCTGAACTGAAACAAGATTTTTCTTCCAGAATACTGATGACATATCGTAAAG gTTTTGAGCCTATTAAGGACACAACCTACACCAGCGATGTAAACTGGGGTTGCATGATACGGAGCAGCCAGATGTTGTTTGCTCAGGCATTGCTTTTCCATAGACTGGGGAGGTCTTGGAGGATCAATAAATCCGAG CAGCCTGAGCAGGACTACTTAGAGACGTTGGAACCTTTTGGTGATTCGGAGGCTTCAGCTTTCTCCATCCACAATCTTATCCTAGTGGGAGAGTCTTACGGTCTCGCAGCCGGGTCATGGGTAGGACCGTATGCGATTTGCCGGTCGTGGGAGTCGTTAGCGTGcaagaagagaaaacaaaccGATTCGCTTCCTATGGCTATTCATATAGTTTCTGGCAGCGAAGATGGGGAGAGAGGTGGAGCTCCGGTTCTCTGTATAGAAGATGCGACCAAATCTTGTGTGGAATTCTCTAGAGGAGAGGATGAGTGGGCACCGCTTCTGCTCTTGGTCCCATTGGTTCTCGGTCTTGACAGAGTGAACCCCAGGTACATTCCATCTCTCAAAGCCACGTTCGCTTTCCCTCAAAGCCTTGGAGTTTTGGGTGGGAAGCCAGGTGCTTCGACTTACATAGTTGGTGTTCAAGATGACAATGGTTTCTACCTTGATCCGCATGATGTTCAGCAG GTAGTCACAGTGAACAAGGGAACTCCAGATGTTGTTGTTGACACGTCCTCATATCATTGCAA TGTCCTACGTTACGTTCCTTTGGAGTCGCTTGACCCATCACTAGCTCTTGGATTCTATTGCCGCGACAAATGTGACTTCGATGACTTGTGTCTCCGAGCATCGAAACTGGCTGAGGAATCAAAAGGTGCTCCGTTGTTCACGGTGACTCAATCCCACAGCTTGGTTACCCACCACAGCAGCTGCGAGTTTGtggaggatgatacagaggaagaacGTGAAGAAGATGACTGGCAATTGCTCTGA
- the LOC108813590 gene encoding cysteine protease ATG4a isoform X2: protein MKALTDRFVPQPSSSKSEKHETSLVSSDSEPSDNNNNKSKFTLRSESSTSGHKQVCAATWTSLVKKVSMASGAIKRFHDRVLGPNRTGLPSTTSDVWLLGVCYKISEDEPSKEETDDGSVVAELKQDFSSRILMTYRKGFEPIKDTTYTSDVNWGCMIRSSQMLFAQALLFHRLGRSWRINKSEPEQDYLETLEPFGDSEASAFSIHNLILVGESYGLAAGSWVGPYAICRSWESLACKKRKQTDSLPMAIHIVSGSEDGERGGAPVLCIEDATKSCVEFSRGEDEWAPLLLLVPLVLGLDRVNPRYIPSLKATFAFPQSLGVLGGKPGASTYIVGVQDDNGFYLDPHDVQQVVTVNKGTPDVVVDTSSYHCNVLRYVPLESLDPSLALGFYCRDKCDFDDLCLRASKLAEESKGAPLFTVTQSHSLVTHHSSCEFVEDDTEEEREEDDWQLL, encoded by the exons ATGAAGGCTTTAACCGATAGGTTTGTTCCCCAACCATCATCAAGCAAGAGTGAAAAGCACGAAACATCTCTAGTTTCGTCAGATTCAGAACCTAgcgataataataataacaagtcCAAGTTTACCTTGCGGTCGGAGTCTTCAACCTCGGGGCATAAGCAAGTTTGCGCTGCTACTTGGACATCGCTTGTAAAGAAAGTCTCTATGGCGAGTGGTGCGATCAAGAGGTTCCACGATCGTGTTTTAGGACCAAACAGGACTGGTCTTCCGAGCACTACTAGTGATGTCTGGCTCTTGGGCGTCTGTTATAAAATATCTGAGGACGAACCCTCAAAGGAAGAAACAGATGATGGCAGCGTAGTGGCTGAACTGAAACAAGATTTTTCTTCCAGAATACTGATGACATATCGTAAAG gTTTTGAGCCTATTAAGGACACAACCTACACCAGCGATGTAAACTGGGGTTGCATGATACGGAGCAGCCAGATGTTGTTTGCTCAGGCATTGCTTTTCCATAGACTGGGGAGGTCTTGGAGGATCAATAAATCCGAG CCTGAGCAGGACTACTTAGAGACGTTGGAACCTTTTGGTGATTCGGAGGCTTCAGCTTTCTCCATCCACAATCTTATCCTAGTGGGAGAGTCTTACGGTCTCGCAGCCGGGTCATGGGTAGGACCGTATGCGATTTGCCGGTCGTGGGAGTCGTTAGCGTGcaagaagagaaaacaaaccGATTCGCTTCCTATGGCTATTCATATAGTTTCTGGCAGCGAAGATGGGGAGAGAGGTGGAGCTCCGGTTCTCTGTATAGAAGATGCGACCAAATCTTGTGTGGAATTCTCTAGAGGAGAGGATGAGTGGGCACCGCTTCTGCTCTTGGTCCCATTGGTTCTCGGTCTTGACAGAGTGAACCCCAGGTACATTCCATCTCTCAAAGCCACGTTCGCTTTCCCTCAAAGCCTTGGAGTTTTGGGTGGGAAGCCAGGTGCTTCGACTTACATAGTTGGTGTTCAAGATGACAATGGTTTCTACCTTGATCCGCATGATGTTCAGCAG GTAGTCACAGTGAACAAGGGAACTCCAGATGTTGTTGTTGACACGTCCTCATATCATTGCAA TGTCCTACGTTACGTTCCTTTGGAGTCGCTTGACCCATCACTAGCTCTTGGATTCTATTGCCGCGACAAATGTGACTTCGATGACTTGTGTCTCCGAGCATCGAAACTGGCTGAGGAATCAAAAGGTGCTCCGTTGTTCACGGTGACTCAATCCCACAGCTTGGTTACCCACCACAGCAGCTGCGAGTTTGtggaggatgatacagaggaagaacGTGAAGAAGATGACTGGCAATTGCTCTGA
- the LOC108832868 gene encoding histone-lysine N-methyltransferase ASHH3 — translation MPASKKISDRNPIGQVFNKLLKQIGEAEEFELPDWLNKGKPTPPYIFIKRNIYLTKKTKKGVEDDGIFCSCSLSPDSSTVCGSNCHCGMLFSSCSSSCKCGSECKNKPFQHRYVKKLKLVQTEKCGSGIVAEEEIEQGEFIIEYVGEVIDDKTCEERLWKMKHHGETNFYLCEINRDMVIDATHKGNKSRYINHSCNPNTQMQKWIIDGETRIGIFATCDIKKGEHLTYDYQFVQFGADQDCHCGAIGCRRKLGVKPSKPKLPSDEALHVVVSEVAQTLPKVHQNGAIHEHEEGKSWNKLKQGEPCPRNCIGVVVRLSRTRSDRCFGIIRNFSAFTRKHAIMFEDGVTEFIDMSKEEDWEILSD, via the exons ATGCCTGCCTCGAAGAAG atttccGACAGGAACCCCATAGGACAAGTGTTCAACAAGCTGCTGAAGCAGATTGGTGAAGCAGAGGAGTTCGAGTTGCCTGATTGGTTGAACAAAGGCAAACCAACTCCTCCTTACATCTTCATCAAGCGCA ATATATACTTGACGAAGAAAACCAAGAAGGGAGTTGAGGATGATGGAATATTCTGTTCTTGTTCCTTGTCCCCTGACTCTTCAACTGTGTGCGGTAGTAATTGCCATTGTGG GATGCTATTCTCAAGCTGTTCTTCCAGTTGCAAGTGTGGTAGCGAGTGCAAAAACAAGCCGTTCCAACACCGGTATGTCAAGAAGTTGAAGTTGGTTCAG ACTGAAAAATGCGGATCAGGGATTGTagcagaagaagagattgaACAAGGAGAGTTTATCATTGAGTACGTAGGAGAAG TTATAGATGATAAGACTTGTGAGGAAAGGCTTTGGAAGATGAAACACCATGGAGAGACGAATTTCTATCTGTGTGAGATAAACAGAGATATGGTGATTGATGCCACTCATAAGGGGAACAAGTCGAGATATATCAATCATAGTTGCAACCCCAATACGCAGATGCAGAAATG GATCATTGATGGCGAGACAAGAATCGGCATTTTTGCAACCTGTGACATAAAGAAAGGAGAGCATCTGACTTATGACTATCA GTTTGTTCAGTTTGGTGCAGATCAAGACTGCCATTGTGGAGCCATAGGTTGCAGAAGGAAGCTTGGGGTGAAACCAAGCAAGCCTAAATTACCCTCTGACGAAGCTCTTCATGTAGTTGTATCTGAAGTAGCCCAGACCCTGCCTAAG GTGCATCAAAATGGAGCTATACATGAACATGAAGAAG GAAAGTCATGGAACAAGCTTAAGCAAGGGGAGCCATGTCCTCGTAACTGCATTGGTGTGGTGGTCAGGCTATCTCGCACCAGGAGTGATAG GTGTTTTGGCATCATTAGAAACTTTAGTGCGTTTACAAGAAAGCACGCG ATAATGTTTGAAGATGGTGTTACCGAGTTTATTGACATGTCCAAAGAAGAAGATTGGGAGATTCTATCTGACTAA
- the LOC108832871 gene encoding methylenetetrahydrofolate reductase (NADH) 2 codes for MKVIDKIQSLAEEGKTAFSFEFFPPKTEDGVDNLFERMDRMVAYGPTFCDITWGAGGSTADLTLDIASRMQNVVCVESMMHLTCTNMPVEKIDHALETIRANGIQNVLALRGDPPHGHDKFVQVEGGFGCALDLVNHIRSKYGDYFGITVAGYPEAHPDVIGENGLASNEAYQSDLEYLKRKVDAGADLIVTQLFYDTDVFLKFVNDCRQIGIKCPIVPGIMPINNYKGFLRMTGFCKTKIPAEVMAALEPIQDNEEAVKAYGIHLGTEMCRKILAHGTKSLHLYTLNMEKSALAILMNLGMIDESKISRSLPWRRPANVFRTKEDVRPIFWANRPKSYISRTKGWEDFPQGRWGDSRSASYGALTDHQFSRPRARDKKLQQEWVVPLKSVEDIQEKFKELCLGNLKSSPWSELYGLQPETKIINEQLVKINSKGFLTINSQPSVNAERSDSSTVGWGGPGGYVYQKAYLEFFCSREKLDAVVEKCKALPSITYIAVNKGDNWVSNTDQSDVNAVTWGVFPAKEIIQPTIVDPASFKVWKDEAFETWSRSWSNLYPESDPSRNLLEEVKTSYYLVSLVENDYINGNIFTVFADL; via the exons ATGAAGGTGATAGACAAGATCCAGTCCCTAGCCGAAGAAGGCAAGACAGCCTTCTCCTTCGAGTTCTTCCCTCCCAAGACCGAAGATGGAGTCGACAATCTCTTCGAGCGTATGGACCGTATGGTCGCTTACGGTCCCACTTTCTGCGACATCACTTGGGGAGCTGGTGGATCCACTGCTGATCTCACGCTCGACATCGCTTCCAGGATGCAGAACGTTGTCTGTGTCGAGAGCATGATGCATCTCACTTGCACTAACATGCCTGTGGAGAAGATAGACCACGCGCTTGAGACGATTAGAGCCAATGGGATTCAGAACGTGCTTGCTCTTAGAGGTGATCCTCCTCATGGTCATGATAAGTTCGTTCAGGTTGAAGGAGGGTTTGGTTGCGCTTTGGATCTTGTGAATCATATTAGGAGCAAGTATGGTGATTACTTTGGGATCACTGTTGCTGGCTATCCAG AGGCTCATCCTGATGTTATTGGTGAGAATGGTCTTGCGTCAAATGAAGCTTACCAGAGTGATCTTGAGTACTTGAAGAGAAAg GTTGATGCTGGAGCTGATCTGATTGTTACTCAGCTTTTCTATGATACTGATGTCTTCCTCAAGTTTGTGAATGACTGTCGGCAAATTGGGATTAAGTGTCCCATTGTTCCTGGGATTATGCCCATTAATAACTACAAGGGGTTCTTGCGTATGACTGGTTTCTGTAAAACCAAG ATACCAGCTGAGGTGATGGCTGCCTTGGAGCCTATCCAGGACAATGAAGAAGCTGTGAAAGCCTATGGTATCCACCTTGGAACAGAGATGTGCAGAAAGATCTTGGCTCATGGAACAAAGTCTCTTCATCTCTACACATTGAACATGGAGAAATCAGCTCTTGCAATATTAATG AATCTTGGTATGATTGATGAGTCAAAAATCTCTCGTTCTTTACCGTGGAGACGTCCAGCAAATGTTTTCCGTACTAAGGAAGATGTGCGTCCCATTTTCTG GGCAAATCGTCCGAAGAGCTACATTTCTAGAACCAAGGGATGGGAGGACTTCCCACAAGGCCGGTGGGGTGATTCACGCAGTGCCTCATATGGTGCACTCACGGATCATCAG ttctCACGCCCACGAGCACGTGACAAGAAGCTTCAGCAAGAATGGGTTGTCCCATTGAAAAGCGTTGAAGATATTCAGGAG AAATTCAAGGAGCTCTGCCTTGGAAACTTAAAAAGCAGTCCATGGTCTGAACTGTATGGGCTCCAGCCAGAGACAAAGATCATAAACGAGCAGCTGGTGAAAATCAACTCCAAAGGCTTCTTGACCATCAATAGCCAACCATCTGTCAACGCAGAGAGATCTGATTCCTCAACTGTTG GATGGGGTGGTCCTGGTGGATACGTATACCAAAAGGCTTACCTAGAGTTCTTCTGCTCAAGGGAGAAGTTAGATGCAGTTGTTGAGAAATGCAAAGCTTTGCCATCTATAACTTACATAGCTGTCAACAAAGGAGACAACTGGGTGTCAAACACTGATCAGTCCGATGTGAATGCTGTTACTTGGGGAGTTTTCCCGGCTAAGGAgatcattcaaccaaccattgTGGATCCGGCTAGCTTCAAAGTGTGGAAAGATGAAGCGTTTGAGACTTGGTCAAGAAGCTGGTCTAACTTGTACCCTGAATCTGACCCTTCAAGAAACTTGCTCGAAGAG GTCAAGACCAGTTACTATTTGGTGAGTTTGGTTGAGAATGATTACATCAACGGTAACATATTCACAGTCTTTGCTGATCTTTGA
- the LOC108832870 gene encoding uncharacterized protein LOC108832870 produces the protein MRMKARAEYATAKIAVWWDMKDCPIPEGYEAGRIRQSIEGELKEKGYSGPVSITAYGDQTQTPVHILQGLFSTGVSVAHTRSESTNHLMYRDIVEWRDENPPPATMMIISDQVVNHLSWDLVRLQQRTLYNLFLAYSIMPEAFIILSRSEEWCWKELLKIKRSAPPLVVVQGAKFYCKSCNFDFQSPKKFTKHLSSYEHAREEAVTTAYKKVLRVTEDWGRNYKATPEFATAKIQVWWDMFDCPIPQGYDACLVRPSIEAAFKELGYNGPVSITAYGDHKHTPLQALSSTGVHVAHTVRGVEYTHMYEDVKDWHDDNPPQTAAIMMVISDSVEIISTGLVDLLQENNYNLFLAYSFRPYKMSYLLTSAEWLWESLLAAGPLKKHSLLHKCSSTAMFYCNLCCFDTKRIDNFRAHILSDEKHAQEEKRIPAHRNSTSQYNRRCRVAEYDRHHLLDPRHSEID, from the exons ATGAGGATGAAGGCGAGGGCTGAATACGCTACAGCTAAGATAGCGGTGTGGTGGGACATGAAGGACTGTCCGATTCCGGAGGGTTATGAAGCTGGTCGGATCCGACAGAGTATAGAAGGGGAGTTGAAGGAAAAAGGCTACTCTGGTCCAGTCTCCATCACTGCATATGGCGACCAAACACAAACCCCAGTTCACATCCTGCAAGGGCTCTTTTCCACTGGAGTCTCTGTAGCACATACCAGATCCGAAAGCACAAACCACCTCATGTATAGGGATATTGTGGAGTGGCGAGATGAGAATCCTCCTCCTGCTACAATGATGATCATATCAGATCAGGTGGTAAATCACTTGTCTTGGGATCTGGTCCGGCTACAACAACGGACGCTATATAACCTTTTTCTGGCTTATTCAATTATGCCCGAAGCATTTATTATCCTCTCCAGAAGTGAAGAGTGGTGCTGGAAAGAATTGCTAAAGATTAAACGAAGCGCACCACCTCTTGTTGTTGTTCAGGGTGCCAAGTTTTATTGCAAATCGTgcaatttcgattttcaaagcCCTAAGAAATTCACCAAGCATCTCTCAAGTTATGAGCACGCACGGGAAGAGGCTGTAACCACAGCGTACAAGAAGGTCTTACGTGTAACGGAGGATTGGGGAAGAAACTACAAGGCGACGCCTGAATTTGCGACAGCTAAAATACAGGTGTGGTGGGACATGTTTGACTGTCCGATACCCCAAGGTTATGATGCTTGTCTGGTCCGTCCGAGTATAGAAGCGGCATTCAAGGAATTAGGTTACAATGGTCCTGTCTCTATCACTGCCTATGGCGACCATAAACATACTCCCTTACAAGCTCTCTCTTCAACTGGTGTCCATGTTGCACATACCGTTCGCG GTGTCGAATACACACACATGTATGAAGATGTGAAGGACTGGCATGATGATAATCCTCCTCAAACAGCTGCTATAATGATGGTCATATCGGATAGTGTGGAGATCATTTCAACTGGTCTTGTCGACCTACTACAAGAGAATAATTACAACCTTTTTCTGGCTTATTCGTTTAGGCCTTACAAAATGTCATACCTCCTTACTTCTGCGGAGTGGCTCTGGGAAAGCTTACTTGCTGCAGGTCCTCTTAAGAAGCACAGTCTTCTTCACAAGTGCTCCAGCACCGCAATGTTTTATTGCAATTTGTGCTGCTTTGATACCAAAAGAATTGATAATTTCAGGGCACATATCCTAAGTGATGAAAAACATGCACAAGAA GAGAAAAGAATTCCTGCCCATCGTAACTCTACTAGTCAGTACAACAGGCGATGCCGAGTAGCTGAGTACGATCGACATCATTTGCTGGATCCTCGACATTCTGAAATTGATTGA